Proteins co-encoded in one Quercus robur chromosome 8, dhQueRobu3.1, whole genome shotgun sequence genomic window:
- the LOC126694117 gene encoding probable amino acid permease 7, with product MIYVVKPFLLVSFFFSHYGCRAIQKSNCYHKEGHEAACNFGNTTYMLLFGVVQIVLSQIPEFRNIQWLSILATAMSFTYSSIRLGLGLAKVIGDGYVKGSIGGISTSSATDKVWLVSQALGGIAFANPYPLILIEIQDTLKSPPTENQTMKKASTIAIIVTTVFYLSCGGFGYAAFGDDSPGNFLMVFEFFKPHKLIDFANAYVVLHLVGGYQVQLYMLRLSHLNLLILVAILIPCHYKE from the exons ATGATTTACGTAGTCAAACCTTTTCTATtagtctccttttttttttctcactatgGATGCAGAGCAATTCAGAAATCAAACTGTTACCACAAAGAAGGGCACGAGGCTGCATGTAACTTTGGAAATACCACTTATATGTTACTCTTTGGAGTTGTCCAAATTGTACTCTCTCAGATCCCTGAGTTCCGCAATATACAATGGTTATCGATTCTTGCTACAGCCATGTCCTTCACCTATTCTTCCATTAGATTGGGACTTGGCCTTGCAAAAGTTATAG GAGATGGATATGTTAAGGGCAGCATAGGAGGAATCTCAACTTCTAGTGCAACTGATAAAGTATGGTTGGTGTCTCAAGCACTGGGAGGCATTGCATTTGCCAATCCATACCCTCTCATTCTTATTGAGATACAG GATACTTTGAAGTCACCTCCAACAGAAAACCAGACAATGAAAAAGGCCTCAACAATAGCGATCATAGTTACAACCGTCTTCTACCTCAGCTGTGGAGGCTTTGGATATGCAGCCTTTGGGGATGATTCACCTGGGAACTTCTTGATGGTGTTCGAGTTCTTTAAACCACACAAGCTCATTGACTTTGCTAACGCTTATGTTGTGCTTCATCTAGTAGGAGGATATCAGGTACAACTTTATATGCTACGTTTATCACATTTAAATCTTCTAATTCTTGTTGCCATCTTAATTCCCTGCCATTACAAGGAATAG
- the LOC126694123 gene encoding probable amino acid permease 7, whose protein sequence is MAVRHSFEVANGSCDDDGHPRRTGTLWSCVAHIITAVIGAGVLSLAWSTSQLGWIAGPVTLLCFAIVTYVSAFLLSDCYRCPDSITGTRNYSYMDAVRVNLGRKHTWFCGLLQYLSLYGTGIAYVITTATSMRAIQRSNCYHKEGHQAPCAYGATFYMLLFGLVQIVMSQIPDFHNMEWLSVVAAIMSFTYAFIGFSLGFAKVIENGKIMGSITGVPASSLANKIWLVFQALGDIAFAYPYSIIVIEIQDTLKSPPPENKTMKRASMVAIFVTTFFYLCCGCFGYAAFGNDTPGNLLTGFGFYEPYWLIDFANACIVLHLIGGYQIYSQPIFAFAEGWFAKKFPNSGFVHNFYTFKLPLLPGFQLNLLRLCFRTAYVVSTTGIAMLFPYFNLVLGLLGAVTFWPLTVYFPVEMYFVQKKVGAWTNKWIVLRTFSFVCFLVTVVGCIGSLEGLISAKLS, encoded by the exons ATGGCTGTCCGACACTCTTTTGAAGTAGCTAATGGTTCCTGTGATGACGATGGGCATCCGAGAAGAACTG GAACCTTGTGGAGTTGTGTAGCGCATATCATTACTGCTGTTATTGGCGCTGGAGTTTTGTCTCTGGCTTGGAGTACTTCACAGTTAGGATGGATAGCGGGGCCAGTTACCTTGCTTTGTTTTGCAATTGTCACCTATGTTTCTGCATTCCTCCTTTCCGATTGTTACAGGTGTCCTGACTCCATAACCGGAACACGAAACTACTCTTACATGGATGCTGTTAGAGTGAATCTTG GAAGAAAACACACGTGGTTTTGTGGTTTGCTTCAATATTTGAGCTTGTATGGGACTGGTATTGCTTATGTAATAACTACAGCTACCAGTATGAG GGCAATCCAGAGATCAAACTGTTATCACAAAGAAGGGCACCAAGCTCCATGTGCATATGGGGCTACCTTTTATATGCTGCTCTTTGGACTTGTTCAGATCGTTATGTCACAGATTCCAGATTTCCATAACATGGAATGGCTTTCTGTGGTTGCTGCAATTATGTCTTTTACCTACGCTTTTATTGGATTTTCACTTGGCTTTGCAAAAGTAATAG AAAATGGGAAGATTATGGGGAGCATTACAGGAGTCCCAGCTTCTAGTCTTGCTAATAAAATATGGTTAGTCTTCCAAGCACTTGGGGACATTGCTTTTGCCTATCCATACTCAATTATTGTTATTGAGATCCAG GACACTTTGAAGTCTCCTCCTCCAGAAAACAAGACCATGAAGAGGGCCTCAATGGTTGCAATCTTTGTCACAACCTTTTTCTACCTCTGCTGTGGATGCTTTGGATATGCAGCCTTTGGAAATGATACACCAGGAAACCTATTGACAGGATTTGGTTTCTATGAACCTTATTGGCTCATTGATTTTGCTAATGCTTGCATTGTTCTTCATTTGATAGGAGGATATCAG ATTTATAGTCAGCCAATCTTTGCATTTGCTGAAGGATGGTTTGCCAAGAAATTCCCAAACAGTGGCTTTGTACATAATTTCTACACCTTCAAACTCCCACTGTTGCCAGGCTTTCAGTTAAATCTTCTCAGGCTATGTTTCCGAACTGCATACGTTGTGTCAACCACAGGAATTGCAATGCTCTTCCCGTACTTCAATTTAGTCTTGGGACTGTTAGGGGCCGTGACTTTTTGGCCTTTGACTGTATATTTCCCTGTGGAAATGTACTTTGTACAAAAGAAAGTAGGGGCTTGGACAAATAAATGGATTGTACTTAGGACATTTagctttgtttgctttcttgtgACAGTAGTTGGTTGTATTGGGTCACTTGAAGGACTTATAAGTGCCAAACTGAGCTGA